In Babesia microti strain RI chromosome IV, complete genome, the sequence TGAAGGAGTCCAAAGTGGAACTGATTAGGAAGCTAGCCGAAATGTATCCTAAACACTATTGTAAGGCAAATATAGCGattgatatttacaatCGTATTAGAAATTTGAGTGGAAGAGAATTTTTGATAACTGCAGATGATCAATTTCCCATAACAGTAAGCACTACCATATTTTAAAACCCTACTATTCACAGATTATAAGATTCATCTCATAATTAAGTGCtattcaattaatataattatttaacctAGGAATTCAATGAAATACAGATACAAGAAATGTGCGTAATACACCCAGAAGAATTCTCATCCAGGTTCTACATTCTCTTAGGAGCGGCGCTCAGTAAAGCAACTCTATCAAACTATAagaaatatatcaaaagGTATTGCCATTTATCAGCGCTTGAAAAGACACTCAACATGTTACGCCTCTTTGGGCTGGACTACACACTAGAACGGCAAGGGGTAACTGTTAAGAAGCATCATTTGGCCAGACTTGAGTCTAGGTATGcatatgttaaatatgttattttgATAACCCAAAATGCTAATATAGGCGCGCACAACTGCTTAAATCTAAGccattaattgtatatatacaaacTAGATGGAGAGGAATGCGTGATATTATTTtcctaaaattattgaaatatGGAGCTGTTCGAATTCAAAGCATTATACGTCGGGAATTATTTTGCAAGACTACTGCAAAAGCCAAGGATATGGCAAATAACTTTATAGGACTTGTTGCCACCCTTGTAGCAATACGTAACGGATTTGTACCGAGCAAACCCACGTTGCAAATGGTTCGAAAAATGGAATTGAGATTCCAGGCCCAGGAATTACAATTGCTGCGCATTGCTGCCGCTACTTTCATACAGTCATATTGGCGTATGTTTAGGGTTAGAAGAGAGAGGGAGATGCTTgaaaaaaataacataattGCTTTTTCTGAGGTTCTAATCAAGGATCTAGTCAAATCTTTATTAGCAAGGGACAATTTGTgtaaacaaaaatttgaaaatgaagttTATATCGCAGTCAATACCATCCAATCTGCCTACAGAGGTTACGTGGTGAGGAAAAAATATATGCTTTTACGTGGGCTAGCAATTGCAATACCAAGCATCATAAGGAAGGGGTCTAGATTACAAACTTTAAGTTTCAGACTTAGACAAACACGCAATAAGGAAATGCGAGATTTGATATCGCTGGAAATGCAATTACCtccaaattttaccaagGTACAAAATCTCTTTCGCATGTATTACATCCGCAAGCAATATAAGTTGTTACGCTCTCATTTACAATTGGCACATGCGTTTGCCATGACAAAAATTGCAAGGCTTAAATATGAAAAGATGCGCAGTGCCACTATTAGGATACAAAGGTTCTTTAGGTCCATAAGACTAGTTCAGCAATTAAACATACACCCTGTGAAGACTTTATCCAGAAAAATAGATTTGGATGAGCGTTCCAGTCgtaatttgaatttgggcagatttaaaattatatattatagaACCAATTACAGAAAGAGTTGGTACAGCGGTGGCTGGGGCCTACCGCTATTTCGGATACTTTCCTACATTGAAAAAATCGGCGCCAATGGTGATTTAACAGGATCATTGGCAATAGGCCGAGGGCATTCGCTTTTCCTGGCCAAATTTGGACAATCAACGATGCTGTTTACCTGGGGATCTAATGAACGTGGGCAGTTGGGCCGTCCAGGGTTGGATGATACTGCAAATATCACTAGCGATCCTATTGGTATTACTAATAATATGAATCCAAGCGCTGCTGTAAATTCTATTGCTGGTAATTTGTTCCAACCCATTTTTAAGGTGAGTAAGCAATCTATGTCATATATTGAATCAGTTAAAGGAGTGGCGTACATGcctatattatttatacacattatatataaatacatatgcATCAtcatatccaaatttaatCCATATAAGATGCGCTATTTTGAATCCaaatattgtaataaatGCCAAGCCATAAtccatattttaataaacttTGTTCCCTATAACAAGAGgctatatttttgattacCTATCCCTTgattgcaaaatatttcacaataTGACCCATCTAATGCGTTTACTAATCCTTGTCAAAGATTTATGTTAAGTTTGCGATTTAACTATTAATTGGcattaataatacataCTTATTAAACATCTGGACTACGTCTTTACTGTCTATGTATAGAGTATgaaattcattatttacataaatgATAACTCATTTGACCTAACTGAAACTTGCTTGTTGTCTATTGCTGGTGCCTGCCATTATAATGTTTAAATTAGGTTGGAATAAAGTCTGTTTACGCCGGAAATGAATTCAGCTGCTGCCTGGATGAGCGTGGTGCTGTCTATACATGGGGGGATAACAGATTCGGACAGTGTGGACATGGACACCgattaattacaattcCAACACCCACATATCTAATTGATGGggtggataaatttgtagtTGGAAGCAGCCATTGCTACGCAAGAAGTATGCATGTCGATTATATGTGGGGATCTGGTAGTTGCATTGGGTTTAATCCTGAAAATTGGTATGTGCCCACTCGAATAGATAATTACTTGGGGGGATCAATTGAACTGATTTCCCTGGGGGAGGGTGAAAATGGCGCAACGCTTTACAGCGCGCCAAACATAATGTATTTATGGGATAACAAGAAGGTATTTATTGAGGCAGTAGAATTTGACACAGAAGTCACTATAAAGGCATTGTATATTAGCAGAAATCTTAAGTGCATACATGTGGAACGACTTGTGCCATTTTCACAACCTGAACGAAAACAAGAATTCATTCCAAAGTCTAGACAACCCTTCACGGATATAGAATTCCTCAGTCCCATAGATTCAGTTTCTAACAATAAACTAATACGCTCACCCACCTTTGGAGACAGCGCAAATGACCCTAGTTCTGAAACTATAGTCTATAAGTCAGTGCCCAGCGGCTATTGCATCGAGGTATGGGTAATGGGAATGATCAGAACTGATG encodes:
- a CDS encoding cell cycle associated protein, putative (overlaps_old_locusTagID:BBM_III07850), translating into MLVRDILFENWDTEAKDSEICQIGFSPGVFFGRTFYCDNDVSPVLQIFDEAVGSKESTLLFLNNDILMAVWKSISLHSTSRISDQHWIPTFKSFYNHPSIVIFTYDNLQHLVKLSITPALGDDPFIPLFFEKFTSDNFEYSDKYTKLIASLRPIFDSENNEDHANFMSFTETLGRKTPLSDLVKIISICIISKTISYYNKYHTSDEWSKLLISESFMKKMVCLKLQPPPELGVIPSKSRLIKRGVVCYKGHDLHMMACYILGSDQGKLTSLVVQEPWQIETLAGALHLRLRQYLLGNLYNNGSTASESTYNISLVSNGTKQCRDALDELLQELIVHEFKVKAGIVKNDDDSIILGNKFSSINIMIETIINIHLKVQKSVNSEGSELSFNSLADVYHSILENAPDAYKEDRLFMALVDDFLTHTLSSSMHKLLKESKVELIRKLAEMYPKHYCKANIAIDIYNRIRNLSGREFLITADDQFPITEFNEIQIQEMCVIHPEEFSSRFYILLGAALSKATLSNYKKYIKRYCHLSALEKTLNMLRLFGLDYTLERQGVTVKKHHLARLESRRAQLLKSKPLIVYIQTRWRGMRDIIFLKLLKYGAVRIQSIIRRELFCKTTAKAKDMANNFIGLVATLVAIRNGFVPSKPTLQMVRKMELRFQAQELQLLRIAAATFIQSYWRMFRVRREREMLEKNNIIAFSEVLIKDLVKSLLARDNLCKQKFENEVYIAVNTIQSAYRGYVVRKKYMLLRGLAIAIPSIIRKGSRLQTLSFRLRQTRNKEMRDLISLEMQLPPNFTKVQNLFRMYYIRKQYKLLRSHLQLAHAFAMTKIARLKYEKMRSATIRIQRFFRSIRLVQQLNIHPVKTLSRKIDLDERSSRNLNLGRFKIIYYRTNYRKSWYSGGWGLPLFRILSYIEKIGANGDLTGSLAIGRGHSLFLAKFGQSTMLFTWGSNERGQLGRPGLDDTANITSDPIGITNNMNPSAAVNSIAGNLFQPIFKVGIKSVYAGNEFSCCLDERGAVYTWGDNRFGQCGHGHRLITIPTPTYLIDGVDKFVVGSSHCYARSMHVDYMWGSGSCIGFNPENWYVPTRIDNYLGGSIELISLGEGENGATLYSAPNIMYLWDNKKVFIEAVEFDTEVTIKALYISRNLKCIHVERLVPFSQPERKQEFIPKSRQPFTDIEFLSPIDSVSNNKLIRSPTFGDSANDPSSETIVYKSVPSGYCIEVWVMGMIRTDEEAKRETYTTENRGVSTDVYTLKNYSRPVRVNFGDIRITNVFADKYMIVVSCDNGKKIFAADCFSPIGDVLMPSIYQFIQLRDSSVERDFELVTNFLSATIIYGNKL